From Scytonema millei VB511283:
GTTCGGCAATTGAGAGGCGAGACACCGTGTCTTCTGGCTGAAAACTCGCTCCCAGACTGTTAAGAACTGCTGCTGCTTCCTGATTCATCCGATCGCGATCGAGGAAATATCCTTTAGTTAACTCGCTACCCATGAAGATGTTTTCAGCTACAGTCAAGTTGGGAGCGAGATTCAGTTCTTGATAAATCAGCGCAATTCCTGCAAGTCTTGCAGCACTGGGATCGGAAATTCTCACTGGTTCGCCGTTAATGCGAATTTCACCTGCATCTGTTTCATATGCCCCAGCCAGAATTTTCATCAACGTACTTTTACCTGCGCCATTCTCGCCCATCAGAGCATGAATTTCACCAGGATATACAGTTAAGTTGACATTTTCCAAGGCAGTTACACCGTGAAATTTCTTGGTAATGCCTCGCATTTCTAACCGAGGGATGGGAGGGGATGTGGTTGTTGTCATAAGAGTAATGATGGTTGACAGTTGACAGTTGACGGTTAACTGTCAACTGTCAACTGATTACGAATTACTGCCAGCCTTTATAGTCTTTGACGTTTTCTCTGGTAATTAGCCTGACTGGAATCAAAATGTCGGGATTCTTCGGCTTCTTGCCATTGAGAATGTCGTTACCAACTCGAACGGCTGTTTGCGTCATGCCCAGCGGATCTTGAGCAGCAGTCGCAACAAAAATACTATTGGGATCTTCAATTGCTTGTTTTGCTTCCGGTGCGCCGTCTACGCCGACAATGAAAAACTCGTTGCGTCTGGCTTGCTTGGCTGCCAGTTCTGCACCAACTCCACTCGGATCGTTGATCGCAAATACGGCATCAATTTTGTTAAATGATGTCAGCAAGTCGCTCATGACTCTTAAGCCACCATCTCTGCTACCTTCGGCGTTTTGGTCTTTGGAAAGTATTTTGATGTTGGGGTATTGAGCAAAGACTTGTTCGCAACCTTTGACGCGATCGAATACAGATTGTACTGGCGGACCATTCACAATTACAACATTGCCTTTCCCTTTGAGGCGATCGGCAATATACTGACAGCTAATCTGCCCTGCTTGCAGATTATTAGAGGTGACGGTAGCATCTACGCCACCACCCGCACCTGTATCTACTGCAATTACGGTAATGCCTGCTTGTTTGGCTTTTTCCACAGCAGCAGCAATGCCCTCACTATCGCCAGCATTCAGCAGGATTAAGTCCGTGTTAGCGGCAATAAAGTTTTCGATTTGATTGAATTGCAAGTTGAGGTCGTAACCGCTAGAAACAACAGCAGTTCGTACCCCTTCTCCAGCAATTTTCTTTGCTTCAGATTCCGCACCTCGTCCCATCAAGACAAAGAAGGGATTGCTGAGATCGCCTACCGTAATTGCAAGCGATCGCAGTTTTGTGTTTGGATTTAATTGCTGTGTAGAGTTATTTTGGCTATCTGGCGAGCAAGCGACAATGGCACTGCCGATCGCGCCCAATAGACCAATGGCGATCGCGGCTTTTTTCCCTTTCATTTTTTCAACCAGCTTTTAAAAATATTCAGACCGCATCTATATTGCGAGATGCGATCGCGACTTCAAACAAATTTCTATTTTAGTTATGCAGACTTATTATTCTGATTTTTTTAGTAAGCGTTATACATCTATCTTAAAGCTTAGATCTTGAAATGGATTGAATGCGCGATCGAGTAGAAATTTGTTGAGACTGATGAGGATAAACACTATTTATTGTCAATATCTCTTAAAATCACGTAACACGGTAACAAAACTTTATTTAAAAATGTTAAAGATTAGATCGGTTCGATCTTTGCTTAGCAGTACAGCTAAATCAGGAACTAAGTAAGGAACGCGCAAGTTTTCCAAATAGCCAGTTAGTCAGTTTCGATTGTCTGTAAATAAAAATTGCTCGATATCATTTTCTAAATCTGAAATAGTCTACTCTAATGAATTCTGGTATCGATCTCACCTCTTGTCCAGAACCCAAAACTAGAGTATATCCTCGATTTGTCACCCAATAAAGCTTACCACGTTTGGGATAATCTCCCAGTAGGTATGTATCATCTATAGCGGGGTCGAAAGCATCATACTCTAACATTAACTCCTCGACAAAATCCCAAATATTGCCAATTTCTTGTACCGTAACTTTGCGGCGACTTGACCAAAAGTATGCTACTTGTTCGGCTTCGCGATCGTCTGGATAAGGATGCAAAATATATTTTTGAGTCGGCAAGTCTTGAGCATCATCCTCATCGTCTTCATACTCCTGTCCTTCAAAATGCTCGATTAATTTGCCACCTTCAAACAGGTTATAGCCAACTGTTGCACTAGTGTCGCTGACACCCAATTCTATGACTGGCTGTCCCAATCTTGCCGAAAATGCTGCTAGCTCGCTCCGTTCTGTAAGTGTTGACTCTGAAGGTGGTTTAGAAACAATCGACCAATTATGACCGACCAGTTGATAAGCAAATGCAAAAGAACCTCGCACCTCAATTTGAGTACCGAGAACATCGCAACGCGACTCTACAGCTTTTTCTGCTAAAACAGCCGAGAGCCGAGCTAAAGGCACTCTAGCTAGTACAATCCAAGAATTGCGATCGATTGATTCTATACCTCGCCTTTGCGACCACGGGCGAAGAAAATCTTCCTCGAATTGTGCCTCGAATTCGCGCTTCCATTGCTCGTCCATACTAAAGTTTTCTTGCAATTGAGATGCATATATATTGCTGCTATGAAAACTATCGTAGCTGATGTATAAACTGAGAATAAGGACAAGTTGCCAAAAGAGAATTTTCACGTTGAATCCACGTTTAAATAAGCCTTTATTTAACTTGCCATTTTTTGAACCAATAGCTCAAAAGAATTATTTCTCGTACTGCTCGTAAGCCGCAACAATTCTTTGTACTAAAGGATTGCGAACGACATCTTTTTGAGAAAACTCACAAAAAGCAATTCCTTCGAGATGTTGCAGAATCTTTAACGCCACTGTTAAACCCGATTGTTGTTGCAAAGGTAAGTCAGTTTGAGTCATGTCCCCAGTCACAACCATGCGCGAACGGAATCCCAACCGCGTCAACACCATTTTCATCTGGGCTGGTGTCGTGTTCTGCGCCTCATCTACAATTACAAAAGCATTATTCAGCGTGCGACCCCGCATATATGCTAGAGGAGCTACTTCAATGACTCCCCGTTCCATTAGGTTAGCCATTTTTTCTTGGTCGATAAACTCATACAATGCGTCGTACAGGGGACGGAGAAACGGATCGACTTTTTGTTGCAAATCCCCTGGTAAAAAGCCCAGTTTTTCCCCAGCTTCCACGGCTGGACGAGTTAAAATTAACCGTTCGTACTGATTTGCTAACAAAGCTTGGGCGGCAATTACCACTGCTAAATAAGTCTTACCAGTACCAGCAGGACCAGAGCAAAATGTCAAGTCATGGCTGCGAATGTATTGAATATACTGACGCTGGCGAAAAGTTTTTGCCCTGACTTCATCGCCGCGACGGGTACGAGCGAGAACATCTCGCTGTAATTC
This genomic window contains:
- a CDS encoding ABC transporter substrate-binding protein, producing the protein MKGKKAAIAIGLLGAIGSAIVACSPDSQNNSTQQLNPNTKLRSLAITVGDLSNPFFVLMGRGAESEAKKIAGEGVRTAVVSSGYDLNLQFNQIENFIAANTDLILLNAGDSEGIAAAVEKAKQAGITVIAVDTGAGGGVDATVTSNNLQAGQISCQYIADRLKGKGNVVIVNGPPVQSVFDRVKGCEQVFAQYPNIKILSKDQNAEGSRDGGLRVMSDLLTSFNKIDAVFAINDPSGVGAELAAKQARRNEFFIVGVDGAPEAKQAIEDPNSIFVATAAQDPLGMTQTAVRVGNDILNGKKPKNPDILIPVRLITRENVKDYKGWQ
- a CDS encoding PhoH family protein, giving the protein MAEPLTIALPTQAGAIALAGENEENLKTLARLTGATVVLRGQELYIYGTEKQIELSQQLVRSLEDLWSQGKSISNADILTARQALDTHRQGELQELQRDVLARTRRGDEVRAKTFRQRQYIQYIRSHDLTFCSGPAGTGKTYLAVVIAAQALLANQYERLILTRPAVEAGEKLGFLPGDLQQKVDPFLRPLYDALYEFIDQEKMANLMERGVIEVAPLAYMRGRTLNNAFVIVDEAQNTTPAQMKMVLTRLGFRSRMVVTGDMTQTDLPLQQQSGLTVALKILQHLEGIAFCEFSQKDVVRNPLVQRIVAAYEQYEK